In one Lycium ferocissimum isolate CSIRO_LF1 unplaced genomic scaffold, AGI_CSIRO_Lferr_CH_V1 ctg8585, whole genome shotgun sequence genomic region, the following are encoded:
- the LOC132045920 gene encoding uncharacterized protein LOC132045920 isoform X1, whose amino-acid sequence MTKQTAEDMRWHKNKRVEDGVLRHPADSLVWKTFDEEHPTFALDPRSVRLGLASDGFNPFGSMSNAYSMWPVVLIPYNLPPWLCMKQSNILLSLLIPGPKGPGMNIDVFLQPLVDDLKTLWEGGIDTYDAFRKQNFKLRASLLWTINDFPAYGILSGWSTKGKLACPICHVHTCSIYLKHGRKLCYMGHRRFLEKNHSYRRNKSSFDNTREERLAPEALSGDDVLAQLNTSSQGSIDYNARKRKRDVGRPDNWKKKSIFFELPYWRTVLLRHNLDVMHIEKNISESVIGTLLDIEGKTKDTLKSRLDIQEMRIKKPLHPIKSGDKYILPPASYTMSKTEKLQFCQLIKEVKFPDAYASNISRCVKEARIFGLKSHDHHVLFQRIFPLIIKGILPRDAYDPLIELSLFFSDLCAKELHVEKLDQLDKSIRMTICKLERVFLPTFFDVMIHLAIHLANEAKLAGPVQYRWMYYIERYLRTLKNYVRNKSRPEGSIL is encoded by the exons ATGACAAAACAAACGGCCGAAGATATGAGGTGGCATAAAAATAAGCGAGTTGAGGATGGAGTACTAAGGCATCCAGCTGACTCATTAGTGTGGAAAACTTTTGATGAAGAACATCCGACTTTTGCTTTAGATCCACGTAGTGTAAGGCTTGGACTTGCTTCAGATGGTTTTAATCCGTTTGGTTCTATGAGTAATGCTTATAGCATGTGGCCAGTAGTCTTGATTCCATATAATCTTCCCCCGTGGCTATGCATGAAACAATCTAATATTTTGTTGTCCTTGCTTATTCCTGGCCCAAAAGGCCCTGGTATGAATATTGACGTGTTCCTCCAACCTTTGGTTGATGATTTGAAAACCTTATGGGAGGGTGGAATCGATACTTATGATGCTTTTAggaaacaaaattttaaattgcGTGCTTCTTTGTTGTGGACAATTAATGACTTTCCAGCTTATGGTATTTTGTCTGGTTGGAGCACTAAAGGTAAATTAGCTTGTCCTATTTGTCATGTACATACTTGTTCCATTTACTTGAAACATGGTCGAAAGCTTTGCTATATGGGTCATCGTAGGTTCTTGGAGAAAAATCATTcttatcgtcggaataaaagtTCTTTTGATAACACAAGGGAAGAAAGACTTGCACCAGAAGCTTTGAGTGGAGATGATGTGCTTGCACAACTAAATACATCCTCACAAGGGTCAATCGACTACAatgcaagaaaaagaaaacgagATGTTGGAAGACCTGacaattggaagaagaaaagtaTATTCTTTGAACTTCCATATTGGAGGACTGTATTATTGAGACATAATTTGGACGTAatgcatattgaaaaaaatattagtgAAAGTGTGATTGGAACACTGTTAGATATTGAAGGAAAAACAAAGGACACATTGAAATCTCGATTGGACATACAAGAGATGAGAATAAAAAAGCCACTCCATCCAATAAAAAGTGGGGATAAGTATATACTTCCTCCGGCAAGTTATACAATGTCTAAAACTGAGAAGCTTCAGTTTTGTCAGCTTATCAAAGAAGTCAAGTTTCCTGATGCTTATGCTTCTAACATTAGTCGTTGTGTCAAGGAAGCTAGAATTTTTGGACTTAAAAGTCATGACCACCATGTTCTTTTTCAGCGTATTTTTCCACTTATCATCAAAGGGATTTTGCCAAGGGATGCTTATGATCCATTAATTGAATTGTCATTGTTCTTTAGTGATTTGTGTGCTAAAGAGTTGCATGTAGAAAAGTTAGATCAACTAGATAAAAGTATACGGATGACAATCTGTAAGTTAGAACGTGTGTTCCTGCCGACCTTTTTTGATGTTATGATTCACTTGGCAATTCATTTGGCAAACGAGGCGAAGTTGGCTGGTCCCGTTCAATATCGATGGATGTATTACATCGAAAG ATATTTGCGCACATTAAAAAATTATGTACGCAACAAATCTCGTCCAGAAGGATCAATTCTTTGA
- the LOC132045920 gene encoding uncharacterized protein LOC132045920 isoform X2, with translation MTKQTAEDMRWHKNKRVEDGVLRHPADSLVWKTFDEEHPTFALDPRSVRLGLASDGFNPFGSMSNAYSMWPVVLIPYNLPPWLCMKQSNILLSLLIPGPKGPGMNIDVFLQPLVDDLKTLWEGGIDTYDAFRKQNFKLRASLLWTINDFPAYGILSGWSTKGKLACPICHVHTCSIYLKHGRKLCYMGHRRFLEKNHSYRRNKSSFDNTREERLAPEALSGDDVLAQLNTSSQGSIDYNARKRKRDVGRPDNWKKKSIFFELPYWRTVLLRHNLDVMHIEKNISESVIGTLLDIEGKTKDTLKSRLDIQEMRIKKPLHPIKSGDKYILPPASYTMSKTEKLQFCQLIKEVKFPDAYASNISRCVKEARIFGLKSHDHHVLFQRIFPLIIKGILPRDAYDPLIELSLFFSDLCAKELHVEKLDQLDKSIRMTICKLERVFLPTFFDVMIHLAIHLANEAKLAGPVQYRWMYYIERYRDQGKSPG, from the exons ATGACAAAACAAACGGCCGAAGATATGAGGTGGCATAAAAATAAGCGAGTTGAGGATGGAGTACTAAGGCATCCAGCTGACTCATTAGTGTGGAAAACTTTTGATGAAGAACATCCGACTTTTGCTTTAGATCCACGTAGTGTAAGGCTTGGACTTGCTTCAGATGGTTTTAATCCGTTTGGTTCTATGAGTAATGCTTATAGCATGTGGCCAGTAGTCTTGATTCCATATAATCTTCCCCCGTGGCTATGCATGAAACAATCTAATATTTTGTTGTCCTTGCTTATTCCTGGCCCAAAAGGCCCTGGTATGAATATTGACGTGTTCCTCCAACCTTTGGTTGATGATTTGAAAACCTTATGGGAGGGTGGAATCGATACTTATGATGCTTTTAggaaacaaaattttaaattgcGTGCTTCTTTGTTGTGGACAATTAATGACTTTCCAGCTTATGGTATTTTGTCTGGTTGGAGCACTAAAGGTAAATTAGCTTGTCCTATTTGTCATGTACATACTTGTTCCATTTACTTGAAACATGGTCGAAAGCTTTGCTATATGGGTCATCGTAGGTTCTTGGAGAAAAATCATTcttatcgtcggaataaaagtTCTTTTGATAACACAAGGGAAGAAAGACTTGCACCAGAAGCTTTGAGTGGAGATGATGTGCTTGCACAACTAAATACATCCTCACAAGGGTCAATCGACTACAatgcaagaaaaagaaaacgagATGTTGGAAGACCTGacaattggaagaagaaaagtaTATTCTTTGAACTTCCATATTGGAGGACTGTATTATTGAGACATAATTTGGACGTAatgcatattgaaaaaaatattagtgAAAGTGTGATTGGAACACTGTTAGATATTGAAGGAAAAACAAAGGACACATTGAAATCTCGATTGGACATACAAGAGATGAGAATAAAAAAGCCACTCCATCCAATAAAAAGTGGGGATAAGTATATACTTCCTCCGGCAAGTTATACAATGTCTAAAACTGAGAAGCTTCAGTTTTGTCAGCTTATCAAAGAAGTCAAGTTTCCTGATGCTTATGCTTCTAACATTAGTCGTTGTGTCAAGGAAGCTAGAATTTTTGGACTTAAAAGTCATGACCACCATGTTCTTTTTCAGCGTATTTTTCCACTTATCATCAAAGGGATTTTGCCAAGGGATGCTTATGATCCATTAATTGAATTGTCATTGTTCTTTAGTGATTTGTGTGCTAAAGAGTTGCATGTAGAAAAGTTAGATCAACTAGATAAAAGTATACGGATGACAATCTGTAAGTTAGAACGTGTGTTCCTGCCGACCTTTTTTGATGTTATGATTCACTTGGCAATTCATTTGGCAAACGAGGCGAAGTTGGCTGGTCCCGTTCAATATCGATGGATGTATTACATCGAAAG ATATAGAGACCAAGGAAAATCGCCCGGATAG
- the LOC132045921 gene encoding uncharacterized protein LOC132045921 isoform X2, with amino-acid sequence MNLIMIMEMTSVILQQMKNIFLKMNMMQMRMMIGCDFQLLQDNFGYYNHFLYRISVLPSSSRSINLTCQPSLLQPIMMTNVHISDSTGPTDVISHPQSGKKRKGRGKTTGLSIQKKRKYSDNGKLEHARHDVKNWKNVSNLAKDRIIAHIFGNSLYFS; translated from the exons ATGAATCTGATCATGATAATGGAGATGACTTCAGTGATTCTGCAACAGATGAAGAATATCTTTCTGAAGATGAACATGATGCAAATGAGGATGATGATTGGTTGTGATTTTCAGCTACTGCAAGACAACTTTGGTTATTACAATCACTTTCTTTATAGGATTTCGGTTCTTCCATCATCTAGTCGCTCAATTAATTTAACCTGTCAACCAAG CTTGTTGCAGCCTATCATGATGACAAATGTGCATATTTCTGATAGTACTGGACCTACTGATGTAATTTCACATCCACAATCAG gaaaaaagagaaagggaagGGGGAAGACAACAGGGCTTTCAATCCAAAAGAAACGCAAATACAGTGACAATGGCAAGTTGGAG CATGCTAGGCATGATGTCAAGAATTGGAAGAACGTTTCTAATCTAGCAAAAGATAGGATCATTGCGCATATCTTTGGTAATTCACTTTATTTCTCTTAA
- the LOC132045921 gene encoding uncharacterized protein LOC132045921 isoform X1, whose product MNLIMIMEMTSVILQQMKNIFLKMNMMQMRMMIGCDFQLLQDNFGYYNHFLYRISVLPSSSRSINLTCQPSLLQPIMMTNVHISDSTGPTDVISHPQSGKKRKGRGKTTGLSIQKKRKYSDNGKLEVIIPPDRTIAVGPGANDFVTELSVKVFQHARHDVKNWKNVSNLAKDRIIAHIFGNSLYFS is encoded by the exons ATGAATCTGATCATGATAATGGAGATGACTTCAGTGATTCTGCAACAGATGAAGAATATCTTTCTGAAGATGAACATGATGCAAATGAGGATGATGATTGGTTGTGATTTTCAGCTACTGCAAGACAACTTTGGTTATTACAATCACTTTCTTTATAGGATTTCGGTTCTTCCATCATCTAGTCGCTCAATTAATTTAACCTGTCAACCAAG CTTGTTGCAGCCTATCATGATGACAAATGTGCATATTTCTGATAGTACTGGACCTACTGATGTAATTTCACATCCACAATCAG gaaaaaagagaaagggaagGGGGAAGACAACAGGGCTTTCAATCCAAAAGAAACGCAAATACAGTGACAATGGCAAGTTGGAGGTGATTATCCCACCGGATCGAACAATAGCAGTAGGTCCTGGAGCTAATGATTTTGTTACCGAACTTTCGGTCAAAGTTTTTCAGCATGCTAGGCATGATGTCAAGAATTGGAAGAACGTTTCTAATCTAGCAAAAGATAGGATCATTGCGCATATCTTTGGTAATTCACTTTATTTCTCTTAA